A window of Rhododendron vialii isolate Sample 1 chromosome 13a, ASM3025357v1 contains these coding sequences:
- the LOC131314748 gene encoding uncharacterized protein LOC131314748, translating to MARRTEPNIRLKLLVDMKSRTVFFAEAGKDFVDFLFGILELPLGSVLGLARSTGKTGTGSWAKVYESVKNMDEGYMQSSNTRKSLLEPKIPAYTETKPAALLKQLAYPNHLDRGSRPDGHVKGVATYMVMDDLTVKPVSTISSISLLNSMGIQNFGSLEEKTVEVDVTKGLELVKASFGSTKVLTDVFLPTCATSSKRERNA from the exons ATGGCTAGACGAACAGAACCCAATATACGGTTAAAGCTCCTCGTAGACATGAAATCCAGAACGGTGTTCTTTGCAGAGGCCGGAAAGGACTTCGTCGACTTCCTCTTTGGAATCTTGGAGCTGCCTCTGGGTTCCGTCTTGGGACTTGCGCGCAGCACTGGCAAGACTGGAACTGGGTCTTGGGCCAAAGTCTATGAAAGCGTCAAAAACATGGACGAGGGATACATGCAATCAAGCAACACCAGGAAGTCCCTCTTGGAACCCAAGATTCCTGCATATACCGAAACTAAGCCCGCTGCTCTGTTGAAGCAATTGGCATATCCTAATCACCTTGACCGTGGGTCACGTCCCGACGGGCATGTCAAAGGAGTGGCGACTTACATGGTGATGGATGATCTAACCGTGAAACCCGTATCCACCATTTCCAGTATCTCTCTTCTCAACAGTATGGGGATCCAAAACTTTGGCTCTTTGGAAGAGAAGACTGTGGAGGTTGACGTGACAAAG GGTTTGGAGCTTGTGAAGGCCTCCTTTGGCTCTACCAAAGTCCTCACTGATGTGTTTCTCCCTACTTGCGCTACGTCTAGTAAAAGAGAAAGG AATGCTTGA
- the LOC131314746 gene encoding uncharacterized protein LOC131314746 isoform X2: MRAESVEHTRNRRASSDLISRCLTSFVSFSLIQLALYMLLCFFPNSSLLTFLSLSAVAMLALAAVGRCCKRLLRLRASAPAFVFLNIMFGWGVYIGVIRQVISPLMDFILNTEFVMLMVGLCSILSTDPGFVTTESSHLNKFVERPVSVFEAHSNELVPSTCDMPYEFSVEETAIPLQRVRYCGHCKAYVKGFDHHCPAFGNCIGQKNHVLFIILLAGFVLTEASYVASSAQYTAKVKILDKTRQLASLSINLATSTMIFSLLQLLWQINWKRYPEFHLIVHPEPGQTPSRSETRFTNPYNKGILSNVKEFLTAVE; encoded by the exons ATGCGAGCAGAATCAGTAGAGCACACAAGGAATCGAAGAGCCTCGTCCGATTTGATCAGTCGTTGTCTGACGTCCTTCGTCTCTTTTTCTCTAATTCAGCTGGCCCTTTACATGCTTCTTTGCTTCTTCCCCAACTCCTCTCTCCtcaccttcctctctctctcag CTGTAGCAATGTTGGCACTGGCTGCTGTTGGGAGATGCTGCAAGAGACTACTTCGACTCCGAGCGTCGGCGCCGGCCTTTGTTTTTCTCAATATTATGTTCGGTTGGGGTGTTTATATTGGAGTAATTCGACAAG TCATTTCACCTTTGATGGACTTTATTCTGAATACAGAGTTCGTTATGCTCATGGTTGGTCTATGCAG TATCCTGTCAACAGACCCTGGTTTTGTAACGACTGAATCTTCCCATCTCAACAAGTTTGTAGAGCGCCCTGTATCAGTATTTGAAGCACATTCAAAT GAATTGGTGCCATCAACTTGTGACATGCCCTATGAGTTTTCTGTCGAAGAA ACCGCTATTCCACTCCAGAGAGTCAGATATTGTGGGCACTGCAAGGCTTATGTAAAGGGGTTTGACCACCACTGTCCTGCTTTTGGGAACTGTATAG GTCAGAAGAACCATGTCCTCTTTATAATCCTCCTTGCTGGGTTTGTTCTTACTGAAGCTTCATATGTAGCAAGCTCAGCTCAGT ACACTGCAAAGGTTAAGATCCTGGATAAAACTAGGCAACTG GCTAGTTTGTCTATAAATTTGGCAACCAGCACAATGATATTCTCCCTTCTCCAATTGCTATGGCAG ATAAATTGGAAGAGGTATCCAGAGTTCCATCTGATTGTCCATCCTGAACCAG GGCAAACCCCAAGTCGAAGCGAAACAAGGTTTACAAATCCATATAACAAGGGCATTCTGTCGAATGTGAAGGAGTTTCTGACAGCAGTAGAATAA
- the LOC131314746 gene encoding uncharacterized protein LOC131314746 isoform X1, which produces MRAESVEHTRNRRASSDLISRCLTSFVSFSLIQLALYMLLCFFPNSSLLTFLSLSAVAMLALAAVGRCCKRLLRLRASAPAFVFLNIMFGWGVYIGVIRQVISPLMDFILNTEFVMLMVGLCSILSTDPGFVTTESSHLNKFVERPVSVFEAHSNELVPSTCDMPYEFSVEETAIPLQRVRYCGHCKAYVKGFDHHCPAFGNCIGQKNHVLFIILLAGFVLTEASYVASSAQYTAKVKILDKTRQLASLSINLATSTMIFSLLQLLWQGAFLAWHIYCVCFNIRTDEWINWKRYPEFHLIVHPEPGQTPSRSETRFTNPYNKGILSNVKEFLTAVE; this is translated from the exons ATGCGAGCAGAATCAGTAGAGCACACAAGGAATCGAAGAGCCTCGTCCGATTTGATCAGTCGTTGTCTGACGTCCTTCGTCTCTTTTTCTCTAATTCAGCTGGCCCTTTACATGCTTCTTTGCTTCTTCCCCAACTCCTCTCTCCtcaccttcctctctctctcag CTGTAGCAATGTTGGCACTGGCTGCTGTTGGGAGATGCTGCAAGAGACTACTTCGACTCCGAGCGTCGGCGCCGGCCTTTGTTTTTCTCAATATTATGTTCGGTTGGGGTGTTTATATTGGAGTAATTCGACAAG TCATTTCACCTTTGATGGACTTTATTCTGAATACAGAGTTCGTTATGCTCATGGTTGGTCTATGCAG TATCCTGTCAACAGACCCTGGTTTTGTAACGACTGAATCTTCCCATCTCAACAAGTTTGTAGAGCGCCCTGTATCAGTATTTGAAGCACATTCAAAT GAATTGGTGCCATCAACTTGTGACATGCCCTATGAGTTTTCTGTCGAAGAA ACCGCTATTCCACTCCAGAGAGTCAGATATTGTGGGCACTGCAAGGCTTATGTAAAGGGGTTTGACCACCACTGTCCTGCTTTTGGGAACTGTATAG GTCAGAAGAACCATGTCCTCTTTATAATCCTCCTTGCTGGGTTTGTTCTTACTGAAGCTTCATATGTAGCAAGCTCAGCTCAGT ACACTGCAAAGGTTAAGATCCTGGATAAAACTAGGCAACTG GCTAGTTTGTCTATAAATTTGGCAACCAGCACAATGATATTCTCCCTTCTCCAATTGCTATGGCAG GGAGCGTTCCTGGCATGGCATATTTATTGTGTTTGTTTCAACATCAGAACTGATGAATGG ATAAATTGGAAGAGGTATCCAGAGTTCCATCTGATTGTCCATCCTGAACCAG GGCAAACCCCAAGTCGAAGCGAAACAAGGTTTACAAATCCATATAACAAGGGCATTCTGTCGAATGTGAAGGAGTTTCTGACAGCAGTAGAATAA
- the LOC131314749 gene encoding dof zinc finger protein DOF2.4-like yields the protein MVFSSIPVYSDHSNWHQVQQGSLNENSPLQPQLPPPQVGGGSGGGGSGSIRPGSMVDQARRAKVLQPEAGLNCPRCDSTNTKFCYFNNYSLTQPRHFCKACRRYWTRGGALRNVPVGGGYRKNKRSKSNSASSKSQVNGLSKSTSVSPSPSSCSHFPQPSPQFSFMATLQGLGQYGGGNIGSNIAGFQAQMAVTNGGGEADLGFQMGGNSGGSSNLLVGGVEQWRLPFLGGLDHQLPTNYQTPVKMEDSQGLNFSRQFIGGSEYWSTGNQWAEFSGVNSSSTSQLL from the exons ATGGTTTTCTCATCTATTCCAGTTTATTCAGATCACTCCAATTGGCACCAG GTTCAACAGGGAAGTCTAAATGAAAATTCACCACTTCAGCCGCAGCTGCCACCACCCCAAGTGGGCGGTGGaagtggcggcggcggcagcggcTCGATAAGACCAGGTTCAATGGTAGATCAAGCCCGGCGAGCAAAGGTGCTGCAACCGGAGGCAGGACTAAACTGCCCCCGGTGCGATTCAACCAACACAAAGTTTTGCTATTTCAACAACTACAGCCTCACTCAGCCGCGGCACTTCTGCAAGGCATGTCGCCGGTACTGGACTAGAGGAGGTGCCCTCAGAAACGTGCCGGTCGGTGGGGGCTACCGGAAGAACAAGAGAAGCAAGAGCAACAGTGCTAGCTCCAAGTCTCAAGTCAATGGACTTAGTAAGTCAACAAGTGTGAGTCCATCTCCCTCTAGCTGCAGTCATTTTCCTCAACCATCACCACAATTTTCCTTCATGGCTACTTTACAAGGTCTTGGTCAATATGGAGGTGGGAACATAGGCTCGAATATCGCCGGATTTCAGGCACAGATGGCGGTGACTAACGGTGGCGGGGAGGCAGATTTGGGGTTTCAGATGGGTGGTAATTCGGGTGGAAGTAGCAATCTTTTAGTGGGTGGAGTGGAACAGTGGAGATTGCCTTTCTTGGGTGGTCTTGACCATCAGCTACCCACAAATTACCAAACTCCGGTGAAAATGGAAGACAGCCAAGGGCTTAACTTTTCAAGGCAGTTTATCGGCGGTTCGGAGTATTGGAGCACTGGGAATCAATGGGCAGAATTTTCTGGGGTTAATTCTTCTTCCACCAGCCAATTGCTGTAA